In Paracoccus aminophilus JCM 7686, a single window of DNA contains:
- the alr gene encoding alanine racemase, with product MGLMIDLSALVANWKALAARAPAARPGAVVKADAYGLGAAKVAPALYAAGARDFFVAVASEGRELRPHLPDDARIMVLSGHMEGEDLTGLIPMLNSPAQFFRDRALRPKGAFGIQLDSGMNRLGFEPGEWAAVRAEAVAAGPVLVMSHLACADEPDHAANAAQLAAFRAMTDGLDVPRALAATGGILLGPEFHFDLVRCGVGMYGAEPFLTAASVVTLSIPVIQTRELQPGESVGYGYSWTATRPSKIATLAAGYADGLPRALTGKGVNFWAGETAVPMIGRVSMDLITVDVTDLAVVPAELELLNAKQGVDDLAKLAGTIGYEILTSLGRRYSRVWR from the coding sequence ATGGGACTGATGATTGATCTTTCGGCCCTCGTGGCCAATTGGAAAGCGCTTGCCGCGCGCGCGCCTGCTGCGCGTCCGGGAGCGGTGGTGAAAGCGGATGCCTACGGGCTTGGCGCGGCGAAGGTCGCCCCCGCACTCTATGCGGCAGGGGCGCGCGACTTCTTCGTCGCGGTCGCCTCGGAAGGGCGCGAGCTGCGGCCGCATTTGCCTGATGACGCGCGCATCATGGTGCTCTCGGGGCATATGGAGGGCGAGGACCTGACCGGCCTCATCCCGATGCTCAATAGCCCGGCGCAATTCTTCCGCGACCGCGCTTTGCGTCCAAAAGGCGCGTTTGGCATCCAGCTTGACAGCGGCATGAACCGGCTTGGCTTCGAGCCCGGCGAATGGGCTGCCGTCCGCGCTGAGGCCGTGGCAGCAGGTCCGGTTCTCGTGATGTCGCATCTCGCCTGCGCCGATGAGCCCGATCACGCGGCCAATGCCGCTCAGCTTGCCGCCTTCCGTGCCATGACCGACGGGCTCGACGTGCCGCGCGCGCTGGCCGCGACCGGCGGCATCCTGCTGGGGCCGGAGTTCCATTTCGATCTCGTGCGCTGCGGCGTCGGCATGTATGGCGCCGAGCCCTTCCTGACCGCCGCCTCGGTGGTGACGCTCTCGATCCCGGTGATCCAGACCCGCGAACTGCAGCCGGGCGAGTCGGTTGGCTATGGCTATAGCTGGACCGCGACCCGCCCGAGCAAGATTGCAACCTTGGCTGCGGGCTATGCCGATGGCCTGCCGCGCGCGCTGACCGGCAAGGGCGTCAACTTCTGGGCGGGCGAGACGGCGGTGCCGATGATCGGGCGCGTCTCGATGGATCTGATCACCGTCGATGTCACCGATCTCGCCGTGGTTCCGGCTGAGCTTGAGCTTTTGAACGCCAAGCAGGGGGTCGATGATCTGGCCAAGCTTGCGGGCACGATCGGCTATGAAATCCTGACCTCGCTCGGGCGGCGCTACTCCCGGGTCTGGCGGTGA
- the ybeY gene encoding rRNA maturation RNase YbeY produces the protein MASDSYEGSQAAFDAVELVIEDDRWLDAELLDLSARAAKAVGSWMQLPDLQIVVLGCDDARIAGLNAEFRGKAKPTNVLSWPSSDFADHAPGDKPEFPPSPELGDIAISYDTCLREAAEQGKPFADHVTHLLVHATLHLAGYDHIDDSDAETMENAEREILRKLDIPDPYLEYER, from the coding sequence ATGGCCTCCGATTCCTATGAGGGCTCGCAGGCGGCCTTTGACGCGGTCGAACTGGTGATCGAGGATGATCGCTGGCTCGACGCCGAGCTTCTCGACCTCTCGGCCCGCGCGGCCAAGGCGGTCGGAAGCTGGATGCAGCTGCCCGATCTGCAAATCGTGGTTCTGGGCTGCGATGACGCGCGCATCGCCGGTCTCAATGCCGAGTTTCGTGGCAAGGCCAAGCCGACCAATGTGCTGTCCTGGCCCTCGAGCGACTTTGCCGATCACGCGCCCGGCGACAAGCCCGAGTTCCCGCCGTCGCCCGAGCTCGGCGATATCGCGATCTCTTATGACACCTGCCTGCGCGAAGCCGCCGAGCAGGGCAAACCCTTCGCCGATCACGTCACCCATCTGCTCGTCCATGCGACGCTGCATCTGGCGGGTTACGACCATATCGACGATTCCGACGCCGAGACGATGGAGAACGCCGAGCGCGAAATTCTCCGCAAACTCGATATCCCCGATCCCTATCTTGAGTATGAAAGATGA
- a CDS encoding MlaE family ABC transporter permease: MNLIRLTGRATLGLIRATGRVSLFLARGLAGIFPLAPGLLGRQILQIGWLSLPVVGLTALFTGAALALQIYSGGERFQASDVVPAVVAIGMARELGPVLGGLMVAARVASAIAAELGTMRVSEQIDALVTLSSDPMKWLVSPRLWAAILTVPVLVAVGDIIGIMGGWLVGVNALGFNSATYLNNSFAFLQSWDVVSGLLKGAVFGLIVATSGCWFGMSAAGGAAGVGRATTNAVVAASIGILAANFILTGLFF, translated from the coding sequence GTGAATCTGATCCGGCTGACCGGACGCGCCACGCTGGGGCTGATCCGCGCCACCGGGCGCGTCTCGCTTTTTCTGGCGCGCGGTCTGGCCGGGATCTTTCCGCTCGCGCCCGGGCTTTTGGGGCGGCAGATCCTTCAGATCGGTTGGCTCTCGCTGCCGGTGGTCGGGCTGACCGCGCTGTTCACTGGCGCGGCCTTGGCCTTGCAGATCTATTCCGGCGGCGAGCGTTTTCAGGCCTCTGACGTGGTGCCCGCCGTGGTTGCCATCGGCATGGCGCGCGAGCTTGGCCCGGTTCTGGGCGGGCTTATGGTCGCGGCCCGCGTGGCTTCAGCGATTGCCGCCGAGCTTGGCACGATGCGCGTGTCAGAGCAGATTGACGCGCTCGTCACCCTGTCGAGCGATCCGATGAAATGGCTGGTCTCGCCGCGCCTTTGGGCCGCGATCCTGACCGTGCCGGTGCTGGTTGCGGTTGGCGATATCATCGGCATCATGGGCGGCTGGCTGGTCGGCGTGAATGCGCTTGGCTTCAACTCGGCCACCTATCTCAACAACAGCTTCGCCTTTTTGCAAAGCTGGGACGTGGTCTCGGGGCTGCTCAAGGGCGCGGTCTTCGGGCTGATTGTCGCAACCTCGGGCTGCTGGTTCGGGATGAGCGCCGCCGGGGGCGCGGCGGGCGTTGGCCGGGCCACGACCAATGCAGTCGTCGCGGCCTCTATCGGCATTCTGGCCGCAAACTTCATCCTGACGGGGCTCTTTTTCTGA
- a CDS encoding PhoH family protein, which yields MGQSPQPDTSVATGETLIEFPDNRLLIELCGPHDRHIARIEQGFKVHILRRGNLLAVVGEAEAQKEAEHVLRGLYARLEQGRPVTLAEVDSALRMGPDQADDHRTPAEQLEMFQHGNIELRTRKKTVEPRTDAQKDYVRSLFANEMAFGIGPAGTGKTYLAVAVGVTMLIGGHVDKIILSRPAVEAGERLGFLPGDMKEKVDPYMQPLYDALNDFLPGKQMQKLMEEKRIEIAPLAFMRGRTLSNAFVVLDEAQNATTMQMKMFLTRLGEGSRMVITGDRTQIDLPRGVTSGLVEAERLLKDIKGIGFSYFTAKDVVRHHLVARIIEAYDSDSAAALERGEPREERGYRTPRRDHSDRERA from the coding sequence TTGGGCCAGTCCCCACAGCCTGACACGAGCGTCGCCACTGGCGAAACGCTGATCGAATTTCCCGACAATCGCCTGCTGATCGAGCTGTGCGGTCCTCACGACCGCCACATTGCCCGCATTGAGCAGGGCTTTAAGGTCCATATCCTGCGGCGCGGCAACCTGCTTGCTGTCGTCGGCGAGGCCGAGGCGCAGAAAGAGGCCGAGCATGTCTTGCGCGGCCTCTATGCCCGGCTGGAACAGGGCCGTCCGGTGACCTTGGCCGAGGTCGATTCCGCCCTGCGCATGGGGCCGGATCAGGCCGATGACCATCGCACGCCCGCCGAGCAGCTGGAGATGTTCCAGCATGGCAATATCGAGCTGCGCACCCGCAAAAAGACGGTCGAGCCGCGCACGGATGCGCAAAAGGACTATGTCCGCTCGCTCTTCGCCAATGAAATGGCTTTCGGCATCGGGCCTGCAGGCACCGGCAAGACCTATCTGGCGGTCGCCGTAGGCGTGACCATGCTGATCGGCGGCCATGTCGACAAGATCATCCTTTCGCGTCCCGCCGTCGAGGCGGGCGAGCGTCTGGGCTTCCTGCCCGGCGACATGAAGGAGAAGGTCGATCCCTATATGCAGCCGCTCTATGACGCGCTGAACGACTTTCTGCCCGGCAAGCAGATGCAGAAGCTGATGGAGGAAAAGCGCATCGAGATCGCGCCGCTTGCCTTCATGCGCGGCCGCACGCTGTCGAATGCCTTCGTCGTGCTTGATGAGGCGCAAAACGCCACGACCATGCAGATGAAGATGTTCCTGACCCGTCTGGGCGAGGGCTCGCGCATGGTCATCACCGGCGACCGCACCCAGATCGACTTGCCGCGCGGCGTCACCTCGGGTCTGGTCGAGGCCGAGCGTTTGCTCAAGGATATCAAAGGCATCGGCTTTTCCTATTTCACCGCCAAGGATGTCGTGCGCCACCATCTCGTCGCGCGCATCATCGAGGCCTATGATTCCGACAGCGCCGCAGCACTTGAACGTGGCGAGCCGCGCGAAGAGCGCGGCTATCGCACGCCACGCCGCGATCATAGCGACAGGGAGCGGGCGTGA
- a CDS encoding OmpA family protein: MIRWGALFGAALLPVAALAYSVEFTGTPIGAQPSHLSPRSLGASQLVRQTGGSTLTKGGDQSDLAPLVSASPAPETRPLTAARPGFFLLLRSSASLGGQASHMKRQAGGPVSHLAAVSQESGLTPSGMSSRMRLSEVRSEMRDKADALLTEFGAREEGGKIIVSLPGDVLFDFDSAEIRSDAEPVLDRLAELLDAFSTAPVVIAGHTDSKGSDAYNLALSDRRAASVKAWLSEDGVAAGRMTTEGHGEAEPVAPNEHTDGSDDPEGRQKNRRVEFTILQPAP, from the coding sequence ATGATCCGCTGGGGCGCGCTCTTCGGGGCGGCGCTGCTGCCGGTTGCGGCCCTTGCCTATAGCGTCGAATTCACCGGGACGCCGATTGGCGCTCAGCCCTCACATCTAAGCCCGCGCTCTTTGGGCGCGTCGCAGCTGGTGCGCCAAACCGGCGGCAGCACATTGACCAAGGGCGGGGATCAAAGCGATCTTGCGCCGCTGGTCTCGGCATCTCCCGCGCCCGAGACACGCCCGCTGACAGCGGCGCGTCCGGGCTTTTTCCTGCTCTTGCGCAGCAGCGCGTCCTTGGGCGGGCAGGCGAGCCATATGAAGCGGCAGGCTGGCGGCCCCGTCTCCCATCTCGCGGCCGTTTCGCAGGAAAGCGGCCTGACCCCAAGCGGGATGAGCTCGCGGATGCGGCTTTCTGAGGTGCGCAGCGAGATGCGGGACAAGGCCGATGCTTTGCTCACGGAATTCGGGGCGCGTGAGGAGGGCGGCAAGATCATCGTCAGCCTGCCCGGAGATGTGCTCTTCGATTTCGACAGCGCCGAGATCCGCAGCGATGCCGAGCCGGTGCTGGACCGGCTGGCCGAACTGCTCGACGCCTTTTCCACGGCCCCGGTCGTGATTGCGGGCCATACCGATTCCAAGGGCTCGGACGCCTATAACCTCGCGCTGTCGGATCGCCGCGCGGCCTCGGTCAAGGCGTGGCTTTCAGAGGACGGGGTCGCGGCTGGGCGCATGACCACCGAGGGCCATGGCGAGGCCGAGCCGGTCGCCCCGAATGAACATACTGACGGAAGCGATGATCCAGAGGGGCGGCAAAAGAACCGCCGCGTCGAGTTCACCATTCTGCAACCCGCGCCCTAA
- the guaA gene encoding glutamine-hydrolyzing GMP synthase, protein MTQHQRLLIIDFGSQVTQLIARRLRELNIYCEIHPFNAVDDAFLRDFAPQAVILSGGPGSVPAEGSPRAPALVWSLGVPLLGICYGQQLMMDALGGKVESGLHAEYGRAFVQPATGHTADGIFAGLFDGGQEEVWMSHGDRVTKIADGFEVIGISPNAPFAIVADETRNFYGVQFHPEVHHTPNGKRLLENFTRLAGFTGDWTMASYRGEAIRKIREQVGDKRVICGLSGGVDSSVAAVLIHEAIGDQLTCVFVDHGLLRLNEAEEVVTMFRDNYNIPLIHADESEMFLGALEGVTDPEVKRKTIGKLFIDVFQKYANEIEGAEFLAQGTLYPDVIESVSFAGGPSVTIKSHHNVGGLPEKMGLKLVEPLRELFKDEVRALGTELGLPAKFIGRHPFPGPGLAIRCPGEVTREKLDILRQADAVFIDQIRKHGLYDDIWQAFVAILPVRTVGVMGDGRTYDFACALRAVTSVDGMTADYYPFTHQFLGETATRIINEVKGINRCTYDITSKPPGTIEWE, encoded by the coding sequence ATGACCCAGCATCAGCGCCTTCTCATCATCGACTTCGGCTCTCAGGTGACGCAGCTTATCGCGCGCCGCCTGCGTGAGCTGAACATTTACTGCGAAATCCACCCGTTCAACGCCGTGGACGACGCCTTCCTGCGGGACTTCGCCCCGCAGGCCGTGATCCTGTCCGGCGGCCCCGGCTCGGTTCCCGCCGAAGGCAGCCCGCGCGCCCCCGCGCTTGTGTGGTCGCTTGGCGTGCCGCTTCTGGGCATCTGCTACGGCCAACAGCTGATGATGGATGCGCTTGGCGGCAAGGTCGAAAGCGGCCTGCACGCCGAATATGGCCGCGCCTTCGTGCAACCGGCCACCGGGCACACTGCCGACGGCATCTTCGCGGGCCTCTTTGACGGCGGTCAGGAAGAAGTCTGGATGAGCCACGGCGACCGCGTCACCAAGATCGCGGACGGGTTCGAGGTCATCGGCATCTCGCCCAACGCCCCCTTCGCTATTGTTGCCGACGAAACGCGCAATTTCTACGGCGTCCAGTTCCACCCCGAGGTCCACCACACCCCGAACGGCAAGCGCCTGCTGGAAAACTTCACCCGCCTTGCAGGCTTCACCGGCGACTGGACCATGGCCAGCTATCGCGGCGAGGCGATCCGCAAGATCCGCGAACAGGTCGGCGACAAGCGCGTGATCTGCGGTCTTTCGGGCGGCGTTGACAGCTCGGTCGCGGCCGTGCTGATCCACGAAGCGATCGGCGACCAGCTCACCTGCGTCTTCGTCGATCACGGTCTTCTGCGGCTCAACGAGGCCGAGGAAGTCGTCACGATGTTCCGCGACAATTACAACATCCCGCTCATCCATGCCGATGAATCCGAGATGTTTCTGGGTGCGCTCGAAGGCGTCACCGACCCCGAGGTCAAACGCAAGACCATCGGCAAGCTCTTCATCGACGTGTTCCAGAAATACGCCAATGAGATCGAGGGCGCGGAATTCCTCGCCCAAGGCACGCTCTACCCTGATGTCATCGAAAGCGTCAGCTTTGCAGGCGGCCCCTCGGTCACGATCAAATCGCACCACAATGTCGGCGGCCTGCCCGAGAAAATGGGCCTGAAGCTGGTCGAGCCCTTGCGCGAGCTCTTCAAGGACGAGGTCCGCGCTTTGGGGACCGAGCTGGGCCTGCCCGCGAAATTCATCGGCCGCCACCCCTTCCCTGGCCCGGGTCTGGCGATCCGCTGCCCGGGAGAAGTGACGCGCGAAAAGCTCGACATCCTGCGCCAAGCCGATGCGGTCTTCATCGACCAGATCCGCAAACACGGGCTTTACGACGACATCTGGCAGGCCTTCGTGGCCATCCTGCCGGTCCGCACCGTCGGCGTGATGGGCGACGGGCGCACCTATGATTTCGCCTGCGCTTTGCGCGCGGTGACCTCGGTCGATGGGATGACGGCGGATTACTACCCCTTCACCCACCAGTTCCTCGGCGAGACCGCAACGCGGATCATCAACGAGGTCAAGGGCATCAACCGTTGCACCTATGACATCACCTCGAAGCCGCCGGGCACGATCGAGTGGGAGTGA
- a CDS encoding ABC transporter ATP-binding protein: protein MAPLLTIRGLKKSFGGKPVLDGIDLDLEEGGSLVVIGGSGTGKSVLMRTILGLETPEAGEILFRGAPLVGAHRTAFLDSFGMLFQNAALFDSLPVWKNVAFRLLKTLPRAEARRIALEKLARVGLGPEVADLMPAALSGGMRKRAGLARAIAADPAVIFFDEPTTGLDPIRAARINALIRGIVEESGASAITITHDMTSVRSIADHVALLDKGRIRWHGPLHEMDDAPDDYLHDFILGQWRE, encoded by the coding sequence ATGGCGCCGCTTCTCACCATTCGCGGGTTGAAGAAAAGCTTCGGTGGCAAACCTGTCCTCGATGGCATCGACCTCGATCTTGAGGAGGGCGGCAGCTTGGTCGTCATCGGCGGTTCGGGCACCGGGAAATCTGTGCTGATGCGCACGATCCTCGGGCTCGAAACGCCAGAGGCGGGCGAGATCCTGTTTCGCGGCGCGCCGCTGGTCGGCGCCCATCGCACGGCCTTTCTCGACAGCTTCGGGATGCTGTTTCAAAACGCCGCGCTCTTCGACAGCCTGCCGGTCTGGAAAAACGTGGCCTTTCGCCTGCTCAAGACCCTGCCGCGCGCCGAGGCGCGCCGGATTGCGCTCGAAAAGCTCGCCCGCGTCGGTCTGGGGCCCGAGGTTGCCGATCTGATGCCGGCGGCGCTCTCGGGGGGGATGCGCAAGCGGGCCGGGCTCGCCCGCGCCATTGCCGCCGACCCGGCGGTGATCTTTTTCGACGAGCCGACCACCGGGCTCGACCCGATCCGGGCGGCGCGGATCAATGCCCTCATCCGGGGCATTGTCGAGGAAAGCGGGGCGAGCGCGATCACCATCACCCATGACATGACTTCCGTGCGCTCGATCGCCGATCATGTAGCCCTGCTTGACAAAGGCCGCATCCGCTGGCACGGCCCCTTGCATGAGATGGATGACGCCCCGGACGACTATCTGCATGATTTTATTCTCGGCCAATGGCGGGAATGA
- a CDS encoding transporter associated domain-containing protein, producing the protein MSSDRSPDTPVSADPATWAESEGGDGRDLPQSRGFLGRIFGAFGGADSDNDAAERPAAGGASASAVPGLLNLRRLRVDDVAIPKAEIMAVPVDIALPELVAHFREQGFTRIPVYRGTLDTPLGLIHLKDLALKYGFGAQAPAQFALRPMLRPLLYVPPSMPLAVLLQQMQQKRIHMALVIDEYGGVDGLVTIEDLIEQVVGEIDDEHDEVEGDLWIAEKPGQWLIQARAPLEDVESVTGLRLSPEEEEEDVDTLGGLIFTLTGRVPVKGEVIRLESGAEIDVVEADPRRVKRVRLRLPQPEDDLGASGE; encoded by the coding sequence ATGAGCAGCGACCGAAGTCCTGACACGCCCGTTTCCGCAGACCCGGCCACATGGGCCGAGAGTGAAGGAGGCGACGGGCGCGACCTGCCTCAGTCGCGCGGTTTTCTGGGCCGCATTTTCGGCGCCTTCGGGGGCGCCGATTCCGACAATGATGCAGCCGAACGGCCCGCTGCGGGTGGGGCTTCGGCGAGTGCCGTGCCCGGCCTGCTGAACCTGCGCCGGTTGCGCGTCGATGATGTCGCCATCCCCAAGGCCGAGATCATGGCCGTGCCGGTCGATATCGCTCTGCCCGAACTGGTCGCGCATTTCCGCGAGCAGGGCTTTACCCGGATCCCGGTCTATCGCGGCACGCTCGACACGCCGCTCGGGCTGATCCATCTCAAGGATCTCGCGCTGAAATACGGCTTTGGCGCGCAGGCTCCGGCGCAATTCGCGCTTCGTCCGATGCTGCGGCCGCTGCTTTATGTGCCCCCCTCGATGCCACTGGCGGTGCTGTTGCAGCAGATGCAGCAAAAGCGCATCCATATGGCTCTGGTCATCGACGAATATGGCGGCGTTGACGGGCTGGTCACGATCGAGGATCTGATCGAGCAGGTCGTGGGCGAGATCGACGACGAACATGACGAGGTCGAGGGCGATCTCTGGATTGCCGAAAAGCCCGGGCAATGGCTCATTCAGGCGCGCGCGCCGCTCGAAGATGTCGAAAGCGTCACCGGCTTGCGCCTCTCGCCCGAGGAAGAGGAAGAGGATGTCGACACGCTCGGCGGTCTGATCTTCACGCTGACCGGACGCGTGCCGGTCAAGGGCGAGGTGATTCGACTGGAATCGGGGGCCGAGATCGACGTGGTCGAAGCCGATCCACGTCGCGTCAAACGTGTTCGCTTGCGCCTGCCGCAGCCGGAAGACGACCTCGGCGCCAGCGGCGAATGA
- a CDS encoding DUF6497 family protein → MTLRSAALLPLLFLPFPVGLSAAAAGSDAPAISLPSGVNIHLQEKLEDDLGENGLTYRFRFVMPDLAKRVPATSGSATDFFADGEGEGDGPRAPIDVDTEAANDEASADGDYIDDGMVSEEDLHLAPVISVPGAEEEADAAIDSSLSGSSPTGNEGDDRLPPAPDVLLKDPVHDDIVWICENLALPEALKSSRRPQQIVISLADRESVFGTYDPDVLQIFESFTLPKDRDSCEWRPW, encoded by the coding sequence GTGACCCTTCGGTCTGCCGCCCTGCTGCCGCTTCTTTTCCTGCCGTTTCCGGTGGGGCTGTCAGCGGCGGCCGCTGGGTCCGACGCGCCTGCCATTTCGTTGCCCTCGGGCGTCAACATCCACCTTCAGGAAAAGCTCGAAGACGACCTCGGAGAAAATGGTTTGACCTATCGCTTCCGCTTCGTGATGCCCGATCTGGCCAAGCGCGTCCCCGCGACCTCTGGTTCGGCGACGGATTTCTTCGCGGATGGCGAAGGCGAAGGTGATGGTCCGCGCGCGCCCATTGATGTCGACACCGAGGCCGCGAATGACGAGGCGTCCGCGGACGGTGATTACATCGATGACGGCATGGTCAGCGAAGAGGATCTTCACCTCGCGCCGGTGATCTCGGTTCCCGGCGCGGAAGAAGAGGCCGATGCCGCCATCGACAGCTCGCTGTCAGGCAGCTCCCCCACCGGCAATGAGGGCGACGACCGCCTGCCACCTGCTCCAGATGTTCTGCTCAAAGATCCAGTTCATGATGATATTGTCTGGATCTGCGAAAACCTCGCTTTGCCCGAGGCGCTGAAATCGTCCAGAAGACCGCAGCAGATCGTCATCAGTCTGGCTGACCGAGAATCAGTTTTCGGCACCTATGACCCTGACGTTCTTCAGATATTTGAATCATTTACCCTGCCGAAAGACAGGGATAGCTGCGAATGGAGACCCTGGTGA
- a CDS encoding acyl-CoA carboxylase subunit beta, giving the protein MKDILDELDKRRREARLGGGQRRIDAQHARGKLTARERIELLLDEGSFEEFDMFVRHRSTEFGMEAERPYGDGVVTGWGTINGRMVYVYSQDFTVFGGSLSETHAQKICKIMDMAMQNGAPVIGLNDSGGARIQEGVASLAGYADVFQRNVLASGVIPQISVIMGPCAGGAVYSPAMTDFIFMVKDTSYMFVTGPDVVKTVTNEIVTAEQLGGASTHTKKSSVADGAFENDVEALSEIRRLFDFLPLNNREKAPTRPFFDDPNRIEASLDTLIPDNPNQPYDMKELIAKIADEGDFYEIQKDFAGNIITGFIRLEGQTVGIVANQPMVLAGCLDIDSSRKAARFVRFCDAFEIPILTLVDVPGFLPGTGQEYGGVIKHGAKLLFAYGEATVPKVTVITRKAYGGAYDVMSSKHLRGDFNYAWPTAEIAVMGAKGAVEILYRSELGDAEKIAARTKDYEDRFANPFVAAEKGFIDEVIQPRSTRRRVARAFASLRGKKLTNPWKKHDNIPL; this is encoded by the coding sequence ATGAAGGACATTCTGGACGAACTGGACAAGCGTCGCCGCGAGGCCCGTCTTGGCGGTGGGCAGCGTCGCATCGACGCGCAACATGCGCGCGGCAAGCTGACCGCCCGCGAGCGGATCGAGCTGCTTCTCGATGAAGGCAGCTTCGAGGAGTTCGACATGTTCGTCCGCCATCGCTCGACCGAATTCGGCATGGAGGCCGAGCGCCCCTATGGCGACGGTGTCGTGACCGGCTGGGGCACGATCAACGGCCGCATGGTCTATGTCTATTCGCAGGATTTCACCGTCTTCGGCGGCTCGCTGTCGGAAACCCATGCCCAGAAGATCTGCAAGATCATGGATATGGCGATGCAAAACGGCGCTCCGGTGATCGGGCTCAACGATTCGGGCGGTGCGCGCATTCAGGAAGGCGTGGCCTCGCTTGCGGGCTATGCCGATGTTTTCCAGCGCAACGTACTGGCCTCGGGCGTGATCCCGCAGATCTCGGTTATCATGGGCCCTTGCGCGGGTGGCGCGGTCTATTCGCCCGCCATGACCGACTTCATCTTCATGGTGAAGGACACGAGCTATATGTTCGTGACCGGCCCCGATGTCGTGAAAACCGTCACGAATGAGATCGTCACCGCCGAACAGCTTGGCGGGGCCTCGACCCATACCAAGAAATCCTCGGTCGCCGATGGCGCCTTTGAAAACGATGTCGAGGCTTTGTCGGAAATCCGCCGCCTCTTCGACTTCCTGCCGCTCAACAACCGCGAGAAGGCGCCAACCCGGCCCTTCTTCGACGATCCGAACCGCATCGAGGCAAGCCTCGACACGCTCATCCCCGATAACCCGAACCAGCCCTATGATATGAAAGAGCTGATCGCGAAAATCGCGGATGAGGGCGATTTCTACGAGATTCAGAAGGATTTCGCCGGCAATATTATCACCGGCTTCATCCGCCTTGAAGGCCAGACGGTCGGCATCGTTGCCAACCAGCCGATGGTGCTGGCGGGCTGTCTCGACATCGATTCCAGCCGCAAGGCCGCGCGTTTCGTGCGCTTCTGCGACGCGTTCGAGATCCCGATCCTGACGCTGGTCGATGTGCCCGGCTTCCTGCCCGGCACCGGTCAGGAATATGGCGGCGTCATCAAGCACGGCGCGAAGCTGCTCTTTGCCTATGGCGAGGCGACCGTGCCGAAAGTCACCGTCATCACCCGCAAAGCCTATGGCGGCGCCTATGACGTGATGTCCTCGAAACATCTGCGTGGCGATTTCAACTATGCTTGGCCCACTGCGGAAATCGCGGTGATGGGCGCGAAAGGCGCGGTCGAGATCCTCTATCGCAGCGAGCTTGGCGATGCCGAGAAGATCGCGGCGCGGACCAAGGATTACGAAGACCGCTTCGCCAATCCCTTCGTTGCCGCCGAAAAAGGCTTCATCGACGAGGTGATCCAGCCGCGCTCGACCCGGCGCCGGGTGGCCCGCGCTTTTGCTAGCCTGCGCGGCAAGAAGTTGACCAACCCGTGGAAAAAACACGACAATATCCCACTCTAA
- a CDS encoding GNAT family N-acetyltransferase has protein sequence MQTTSSPVVADGATSPGHGMIRLTGTLSASSLSEAETIRSHLPKHISLSRHEPGCLRFDVVQTDDPFVWALDELFIDDAAFAAHQARTSASEWGDKTRGIARDFKKLDAIIQIREELSTDIPQTLTLLAETFDGVDEARVVQMLREDGDLEVSLVAEAGGAILGHTALSPLQSERPALALAPLAVLPRAQGHGIASALVREAIRRAGDRIVVVLGEPDFYCRFGFQPVNWESRYAGPFLQAVGPELPERMRITHAPAFSCLA, from the coding sequence ATGCAGACCACCAGCTCCCCTGTCGTCGCAGACGGCGCGACCTCGCCCGGCCACGGCATGATCCGGCTGACCGGAACGCTCTCGGCCTCGAGCCTTTCTGAGGCCGAGACCATTCGCTCGCATCTGCCCAAACATATCAGCCTCAGCCGACACGAACCCGGCTGCCTACGCTTCGACGTTGTCCAAACCGACGACCCTTTCGTCTGGGCGCTGGACGAGCTGTTCATCGACGACGCGGCTTTCGCGGCGCATCAGGCGCGGACGAGCGCCAGCGAATGGGGCGACAAGACGCGTGGAATAGCGCGTGATTTCAAGAAGCTGGATGCGATTATTCAGATCCGGGAAGAACTTTCCACGGATATCCCCCAGACCCTGACCCTGCTTGCGGAAACCTTCGACGGCGTCGATGAGGCCCGCGTGGTGCAGATGCTGCGCGAGGATGGCGATCTTGAGGTCTCGCTGGTCGCGGAAGCCGGGGGCGCCATTCTCGGCCATACCGCGCTCTCGCCGCTGCAATCCGAGCGCCCGGCGCTGGCACTCGCGCCGCTGGCGGTTTTGCCGCGTGCGCAGGGCCATGGCATCGCCTCGGCGCTGGTGCGCGAAGCGATCCGCCGCGCCGGGGATCGCATCGTCGTCGTGCTGGGCGAGCCCGATTTCTATTGCCGCTTCGGCTTCCAGCCGGTGAATTGGGAATCGCGCTATGCCGGTCCCTTCCTGCAAGCGGTCGGCCCCGAACTGCCCGAGCGGATGCGCATTACTCATGCCCCGGCCTTTTCCTGCCTCGCCTGA